A region of Caldisericia bacterium DNA encodes the following proteins:
- the aspS gene encoding aspartate--tRNA ligase, translated as MLRTDYCGEVTEEKIGKEVVLCGWVKTIRDLGSLIFIELRDRTGYVQIVVDNRNKDNFEKAKKLGNEYVIKVKGIVRERPKENINEKIKTGKIEVECNEIEIINESLPLPFDLESREEINELLRLKYRFLDFRREEMKNNLYIRFKTTNLIRNFLNEEGFWEVETPILTKSTPEGARDFLVPSRINPGKFYALPQSPQLFKQILMISGIDKYYQIARCFRDEDLRADRQPEFTQVDIEMSFIDESDIMNLIDRMFKKLFNEILGEELEIPIPKMSFNDALNLYGSDKPDLRFDLKIEDFTDIFSESQFKIIREGVIKGNRVKGFIIKDKIVSRKEKDEIENIVKESDLSGVIFFNIDKKISSPLNNYINEKETIKLRKIINENDTLLLFIGDGEEFLTNLGRVRIFLGNKYNLINKKIHKLLWVTDFPLFEWNKEENRWDSRHHPFTSPKPEHIELLDKDPSKVLARAYDFVMDGFEIGGGSIRIHNINLQMKIFKLLGYSEKEVEDRFDFFLNALKYGAPIHGGIALGLDRIVMIFVNGESLRDVIPFPKTQKGTCLLTNAPSDVSEKQLKELKIKIEDQN; from the coding sequence ATGCTTAGAACCGATTATTGTGGAGAAGTTACAGAAGAGAAAATTGGAAAAGAAGTTGTTTTATGTGGATGGGTAAAAACAATAAGAGATCTTGGTAGTTTAATATTTATTGAATTAAGAGATAGAACTGGATATGTTCAGATTGTTGTTGATAATAGAAATAAAGACAATTTTGAAAAAGCAAAGAAATTAGGAAATGAATATGTTATTAAAGTTAAAGGAATTGTAAGAGAAAGACCAAAAGAAAATATTAATGAAAAAATTAAAACTGGCAAAATAGAAGTTGAGTGTAACGAAATTGAAATAATAAATGAATCCCTCCCTCTTCCTTTTGATCTTGAATCAAGAGAAGAAATAAATGAACTTTTGAGATTGAAATATAGATTTCTTGATTTTAGAAGAGAAGAGATGAAAAATAATCTTTACATAAGATTTAAAACAACAAACCTTATTAGAAATTTCTTAAATGAAGAAGGATTTTGGGAGGTTGAGACTCCAATTTTAACAAAAAGTACACCAGAAGGTGCGAGAGATTTTCTTGTTCCATCAAGAATAAACCCTGGAAAATTTTATGCATTACCTCAATCTCCACAACTTTTCAAACAAATTTTAATGATTTCAGGTATAGATAAATATTATCAAATTGCAAGATGTTTCAGAGACGAAGATTTAAGGGCCGATAGACAACCTGAATTTACACAAGTTGATATAGAAATGTCATTTATAGATGAATCTGATATTATGAATTTAATTGACAGAATGTTTAAGAAATTGTTTAATGAAATTCTTGGTGAAGAATTAGAAATTCCAATTCCTAAAATGAGTTTCAATGATGCTCTTAATTTATATGGAAGCGACAAACCAGATTTAAGATTTGATTTAAAAATTGAAGATTTTACAGATATCTTTAGTGAATCTCAGTTCAAAATAATAAGGGAGGGAGTTATAAAAGGAAATAGAGTTAAGGGATTTATTATAAAAGATAAAATAGTTTCAAGAAAAGAAAAAGATGAAATTGAAAATATTGTTAAAGAATCAGATCTTTCTGGAGTAATATTTTTTAATATAGATAAAAAAATAAGTTCTCCACTCAATAATTACATAAATGAGAAAGAGACAATAAAGTTAAGAAAAATAATCAATGAAAATGATACGCTTCTTTTATTTATAGGTGATGGTGAAGAGTTTTTAACAAATCTTGGAAGAGTTAGAATTTTTTTAGGCAACAAATACAATTTAATAAATAAGAAAATACATAAACTTTTATGGGTTACAGACTTTCCTCTTTTTGAATGGAATAAAGAAGAAAATAGATGGGATTCAAGACATCACCCATTTACATCTCCAAAACCTGAACATATAGAACTTCTTGATAAGGATCCATCAAAAGTACTTGCAAGAGCATATGATTTTGTAATGGATGGCTTTGAAATTGGTGGAGGAAGTATAAGAATTCATAATATTAATTTACAAATGAAAATCTTTAAACTTTTAGGATATTCTGAAAAAGAAGTTGAAGACAGATTTGATTTCTTTTTAAACGCATTAAAATATGGAGCACCTATTCATGGAGGTATTGCACTTGGACTTGATAGAATAGTTATGATTTTTGTAAATGGAGAGAGTTTAAGAGATGTTATTCCATTTCCAAAAACTCAAAAAGGGACTTGCCTTCTCACAAATGCACCTTCTGATGTAAGTGAAAAACAATTAAAAGAATTGAAAATAAAAATTGAAGATCAAAATTGA
- a CDS encoding CBS domain-containing protein, which translates to MNLIVTHSTADFDALASLVLAGKIFPNSICLIPSFSSSVYSFFSLYGNLFENLKNLKDIDLNKIDRVIMVDTQYPERVTGLTEFIQNHKNILIIDHHYPDEEVKLNAKRITKEVGATTSILIHMLKNKKKIDIKSIEATLFALGIYEDTGNLLFITTKPYDIEALNYIFKYDVDLKIVSKYLITYLTEQQKIIFEKILSNLNVENINGYKIGISKVKIPEYTEGVGFLVHKVLELLDLDAVFSILIMNKKTVLIGRSRSEEVNVKKIVENFGGAGHKTAASANFNTIKNSRIYQKLIRAIKENVKIKILAKDIMSSPVKTVDQDASLEEAKNIMLRYNYSGLPVVNKKGKIIGIITRSEISKVELLGLTNLKVKDFMIEKYYFVSPDTPIDEVEKIMVERNIGRISVVVKGKVVGIITRSDILRGLYLKNEDSFSPIEQEKVLKLINKIISKKTIKLLKKIGELSNKLNERAYVVGGFVRDLFLNKETKDIDIVVEGDSILLAQEIKKEMNVNIHIYPDFKTCTINFPDGLRIDIASSRREYYKEPASLPKVEISHSLREDLLRRDFTINTLAISINKNSFGKLIDLLGGYKDLKDKKIRVLHKLSFIDDPSRIMRAIRYSTKLKFKIEKETKNLIISTLKTGLFTDARNTRIKDELFLILGDKDTVINGLKIMKKLGVLKMIHRKLELNKDTLSLIEKSSKLIDELVKRNEEIKRDEANFFLLITELNYVNRKELIERWNLKRDFIKDENYYIEIRENLKDANTNYEVYTLLKNLSIYELIYLSNFKEIEDKVKNYLFNLKNLKLRITGKDLIKLGFKPSVEFREIFEYIRKELLEGKIKTYEDEINFAKKLLEMKGEKVC; encoded by the coding sequence GTGAATTTAATTGTTACACATTCAACAGCAGATTTTGATGCTTTAGCATCCCTCGTATTAGCAGGGAAGATATTTCCTAATTCTATTTGTCTTATACCTTCATTTTCATCTTCTGTTTACTCTTTTTTCTCTTTATATGGAAATCTTTTTGAAAATTTAAAGAATCTCAAAGATATAGATTTAAACAAAATAGATAGAGTAATTATGGTTGATACACAATATCCAGAGAGAGTTACTGGTTTAACAGAATTTATTCAAAATCACAAAAATATTTTAATTATTGATCATCACTACCCAGATGAAGAAGTTAAATTAAATGCAAAGAGAATTACAAAAGAGGTTGGCGCAACTACATCAATTTTGATTCATATGCTTAAAAATAAAAAGAAAATAGATATAAAATCTATTGAAGCAACTCTCTTTGCGTTAGGTATTTATGAGGATACTGGCAACCTTCTTTTTATTACTACAAAGCCCTATGATATTGAAGCCTTAAATTACATTTTTAAATATGATGTTGATTTAAAGATAGTCTCAAAATATCTTATAACATATTTAACAGAACAACAAAAAATAATTTTTGAAAAAATACTTTCTAATCTAAATGTTGAAAATATTAATGGATATAAAATTGGAATATCAAAAGTAAAAATTCCTGAATATACTGAAGGAGTTGGTTTTCTTGTTCATAAAGTTTTAGAATTACTTGATCTAGACGCAGTTTTTTCAATATTAATTATGAATAAAAAAACAGTTTTAATTGGAAGAAGTAGAAGCGAAGAAGTAAATGTAAAAAAGATAGTTGAAAATTTCGGAGGAGCAGGCCATAAAACTGCCGCGTCTGCAAATTTTAATACAATTAAAAATTCGAGAATTTATCAGAAGTTGATAAGGGCTATAAAAGAGAATGTAAAGATTAAAATACTTGCAAAAGATATTATGAGTTCACCTGTTAAAACTGTAGATCAAGATGCAAGTTTAGAAGAAGCCAAAAATATAATGTTAAGATACAACTATTCAGGTTTACCTGTTGTTAATAAAAAGGGCAAAATAATAGGAATTATAACAAGAAGCGAAATTTCAAAAGTAGAACTTTTAGGACTTACAAATCTTAAAGTTAAAGATTTTATGATTGAAAAATATTATTTTGTATCACCTGATACTCCAATTGATGAAGTTGAAAAAATAATGGTTGAGAGAAATATCGGAAGAATATCTGTTGTTGTTAAAGGAAAAGTTGTTGGAATTATAACAAGAAGTGATATTTTAAGAGGATTATATCTTAAAAATGAGGATAGTTTTTCACCAATTGAACAAGAAAAAGTTTTAAAACTAATTAATAAAATAATATCTAAAAAAACAATTAAATTACTTAAAAAAATTGGTGAACTTTCGAATAAACTAAACGAAAGAGCCTATGTTGTTGGTGGGTTTGTAAGAGATCTATTTTTAAACAAAGAAACAAAAGATATAGATATTGTTGTTGAAGGTGATTCAATTTTACTTGCTCAAGAAATAAAAAAAGAAATGAACGTAAACATTCATATTTACCCAGATTTTAAAACATGCACTATAAATTTCCCTGATGGTTTAAGAATTGATATAGCATCTTCAAGAAGAGAATATTATAAAGAACCAGCATCTTTACCAAAAGTTGAAATAAGTCATAGTTTAAGAGAAGATCTATTAAGAAGAGATTTTACAATTAATACTTTAGCAATCTCCATAAATAAAAACTCTTTTGGGAAATTAATTGATCTTCTTGGTGGATATAAAGATCTTAAAGATAAAAAAATTAGAGTTTTACATAAATTAAGTTTTATTGATGATCCTTCAAGAATTATGAGAGCAATAAGATATTCAACAAAATTAAAATTTAAAATAGAAAAAGAGACCAAAAATTTAATAATTAGCACCCTTAAGACAGGTCTTTTTACAGACGCAAGAAATACAAGAATAAAAGATGAGTTATTTTTGATATTGGGAGATAAAGATACAGTTATTAATGGTCTCAAAATTATGAAGAAATTAGGTGTTCTTAAAATGATCCATAGAAAACTTGAGTTAAATAAAGATACTTTAAGTTTAATTGAAAAAAGTAGTAAATTGATAGATGAACTAGTTAAAAGAAATGAGGAGATTAAAAGAGATGAAGCAAACTTCTTTTTATTAATAACAGAATTAAATTATGTAAATAGAAAAGAGTTAATAGAGAGATGGAATCTTAAAAGAGATTTTATAAAAGATGAAAATTATTATATCGAAATAAGAGAAAATTTAAAAGATGCTAACACAAATTATGAAGTTTATACTCTACTAAAGAATTTATCTATTTATGAGTTGATTTATCTTTCTAATTTTAAAGAAATTGAAGATAAGGTAAAAAATTATTTATTTAATTTAAAAAATTTAAAATTAAGAATAACTGGAAAAGATTTAATAAAATTAGGTTTTAAACCATCTGTTGAATTTAGAGAAATTTTTGAATATATAAGAAAAGAACTTCTTGAAGGAAAAATTAAAACTTATGAAGATGAAATTAATTTCGCTAAAAAATTGTTAGAAATGAAAGGAGAAAAAGTATGTTAA
- a CDS encoding site-2 protease family protein, producing the protein MLNNLLEILFLLPSIIIAIIFHEVAHGYIAYKLGDETPKEYGRLTLDPTKHIDLFGTILLPVLLLLSSNFKIAFGWAKPVPINFYRFRNIRRDLVFVSIAGPLTNIILAIIFSIIFKLVVLPFPKISTSYISIFVQYSVLINLILAFFNLIPIPPLDGSRILYSIIFKYPQDALKNRNLEIYGSLILIVLLFFGIIGKILSPLIIRVSHFLLW; encoded by the coding sequence ATGTTAAACAATTTATTAGAAATACTTTTTTTATTACCAAGTATAATAATAGCAATTATATTTCATGAAGTGGCTCATGGATATATTGCTTATAAACTTGGAGATGAGACTCCAAAAGAGTACGGAAGATTAACCCTTGATCCAACAAAACATATTGATTTATTTGGAACAATCCTCCTTCCTGTATTACTTCTTTTAAGTTCAAATTTTAAAATTGCATTTGGTTGGGCAAAGCCTGTTCCAATAAACTTTTATAGATTTAGAAACATCAGAAGAGATCTTGTTTTTGTTTCAATTGCAGGACCCTTAACAAATATAATTCTTGCAATAATTTTTAGTATTATTTTTAAATTAGTTGTTTTACCATTTCCAAAAATATCAACATCATATATTTCTATATTTGTTCAATATAGTGTATTAATAAATTTAATTCTTGCATTTTTTAATCTGATTCCTATACCACCTCTTGATGGTTCAAGAATACTCTATAGTATTATTTTTAAATACCCACAAGATGCATTAAAAAATAGAAATTTAGAAATTTATGGATCGCTTATTTTAATAGTTTTACTATTTTTTGGTATAATTGGAAAAATTTTATCTCCTTTAATTATAAGAGTTTCTCATTTTTTGTTATGGTGA
- the hflX gene encoding GTPase HflX: MVNTLNQIKENRAVLIGFIKNEINEFLPEETLNELELLTETLGLKVTYKILKRLREINPKYYIGKGALEEIKLIAQKENAKYLIFDETLSYSQIKNISEYTNLYVLDRPHLIIEIFEKRAKTNEAKIQVELARLKMELPAIIGIGKSLDQQMGIVGIRAGRGEKLIELKRRAIERRINNLNKELKKIEKRREIRRKLREKSQIPVVSIVGYTNSGKSTLFNALTNEETYTENMLFATLDTLVRKAYLKKYDKEILVIDTVGFIQKLPPLLISSFKSTLEEINYSDLIIHLIDASSPSFKKHMISVKEILDEILYKEIKILNVYNKIDLLNEYQIERIKKEDETGILISALKKINIDELKDKIGYELFERADILKY; the protein is encoded by the coding sequence ATGGTGAACACTTTAAATCAAATAAAAGAAAATAGAGCAGTTTTAATAGGTTTTATAAAAAATGAAATTAATGAATTTTTACCAGAAGAAACTCTTAATGAACTTGAACTTCTTACAGAAACATTAGGACTAAAGGTTACTTACAAAATTTTGAAAAGATTAAGAGAGATAAATCCAAAATATTATATTGGAAAAGGAGCATTAGAAGAAATCAAACTTATTGCACAAAAAGAAAATGCAAAATATCTTATTTTTGATGAGACATTATCTTATTCTCAAATTAAAAATATCTCTGAATACACAAATTTATATGTTCTTGATAGACCTCATTTGATAATTGAAATATTTGAGAAAAGAGCAAAAACAAATGAAGCAAAAATTCAAGTTGAACTTGCTCGACTAAAAATGGAACTTCCAGCAATAATTGGAATTGGTAAAAGTTTAGATCAACAAATGGGAATTGTTGGTATAAGAGCAGGAAGAGGTGAAAAACTTATTGAATTGAAAAGAAGAGCAATTGAGAGAAGAATAAATAATCTAAATAAAGAACTTAAAAAAATAGAAAAAAGAAGGGAAATTAGAAGAAAATTAAGAGAGAAATCTCAAATTCCAGTAGTCTCAATTGTTGGATATACAAATTCTGGAAAATCGACTCTTTTTAATGCATTAACAAATGAAGAAACTTATACTGAAAATATGTTATTTGCAACCTTAGACACTTTAGTAAGAAAAGCATATTTAAAAAAATATGATAAAGAGATTCTTGTAATAGATACTGTTGGATTTATTCAAAAATTACCACCTTTACTTATATCATCGTTTAAATCAACACTTGAAGAGATAAATTACTCAGATCTTATAATTCATCTTATTGATGCTTCATCTCCATCTTTTAAAAAACACATGATTTCTGTTAAAGAAATTTTGGATGAAATTTTATATAAAGAGATTAAAATTTTAAATGTTTATAATAAAATTGATCTTTTAAATGAATATCAAATTGAAAGAATAAAAAAAGAAGATGAAACTGGGATATTAATTTCAGCATTAAAAAAAATAAATATAGATGAACTTAAAGATAAAATTGGATATGAACTTTTTGAGAGAGCAGATATTTTAAAATATTAA
- the xerC gene encoding tyrosine recombinase XerC has product MKEKINDFLVYMEKLKNSSKHTLRAYKRDLLDFYEFVKKNNFDYKTISRNSLRSFLIELKEKGLDKKSISRKISSIRSFYKFLLKDGVIDKNPLITLELPKVDKKLPTFLTEEEVMKLLNSPNDKTLLGFRDKLILTFLYSTGMRVSEIISLKLSQLDLDKGEVIITGKGKKERVIFITQELKEMINEYLKRRKKNSNVLFINRNGMPLTDKGIRLIVEKYAKKVVPYKKVTPHTLRHTFATHLLTNGADLRVVQELLGHSKLSTTQIYTHLTKENLKKIYENFHPHSKDKN; this is encoded by the coding sequence TTGAAAGAGAAGATAAATGATTTTCTAGTTTATATGGAAAAACTTAAAAATTCTTCAAAACACACTCTTAGAGCATACAAAAGAGATTTGCTTGATTTTTATGAATTTGTTAAAAAAAATAATTTTGATTATAAAACCATATCAAGAAACTCTTTAAGGAGTTTCTTGATAGAATTAAAGGAGAAAGGGTTAGATAAAAAATCAATATCAAGAAAAATTTCTTCAATTAGAAGTTTTTATAAATTTTTACTTAAAGATGGAGTAATAGATAAAAATCCTTTAATAACATTAGAATTACCAAAAGTAGATAAAAAACTTCCAACCTTTTTAACAGAAGAAGAAGTTATGAAATTATTAAATTCACCGAATGATAAAACATTATTAGGTTTTAGAGATAAATTAATTTTAACATTTTTATATTCAACTGGAATGAGGGTTTCTGAAATTATAAGTTTAAAATTATCTCAACTTGATCTTGATAAAGGAGAGGTTATTATAACAGGAAAAGGTAAAAAAGAGAGAGTTATTTTTATAACACAAGAATTGAAAGAAATGATAAATGAATATCTTAAAAGAAGGAAAAAGAACTCAAATGTTTTATTTATTAATAGAAATGGGATGCCTTTAACAGACAAGGGAATAAGGTTAATTGTAGAAAAATATGCAAAAAAAGTTGTGCCTTATAAAAAAGTTACACCCCATACATTAAGACACACTTTTGCAACACATCTTCTTACAAATGGAGCAGATTTAAGAGTTGTTCAAGAATTATTAGGTCATTCAAAACTTTCTACAACTCAAATATATACTCATCTAACAAAAGAAAATCTCAAGAAAATTTATGAAAATTTTCATCCCCACTCAAAGGATAAAAATTAA
- a CDS encoding TIGR01906 family membrane protein, which translates to MRKVILIILIPITLLLIFTLIIAFSKNYYMSEFQRYKPEIELKIDPKFIRYAAQVIPEYLIGKRENLEIPGFKNFFNEKEIIHMEDVKKIFNYVIYITTFFLILIFLLIRKNDLPNIFLYSLIPVGILIFVILLFSFDKSFTFFHKIFFKNEYWLLDPEKDRLIVLLPIEFFIRAFYRIIFFTILTLMLLFSIFYIKEMKIEREDK; encoded by the coding sequence GTGAGAAAAGTTATTTTAATTATATTAATTCCAATAACACTTCTTCTTATTTTCACCCTAATAATTGCTTTTTCTAAAAATTATTACATGTCTGAATTTCAAAGGTATAAACCTGAAATTGAATTAAAAATTGATCCAAAATTTATTAGGTATGCTGCACAAGTTATACCTGAATATCTTATTGGAAAAAGAGAAAATCTTGAAATTCCTGGTTTTAAAAATTTTTTTAATGAAAAAGAAATAATACATATGGAAGATGTTAAAAAAATATTTAATTATGTAATATATATAACAACATTTTTTTTAATCTTAATTTTTTTATTAATTAGAAAAAATGATTTACCAAATATTTTTCTTTATTCTCTAATTCCAGTAGGCATATTAATTTTTGTTATTCTTTTATTTTCATTTGATAAATCTTTTACTTTTTTTCATAAAATATTTTTTAAAAATGAATATTGGTTACTTGATCCTGAGAAAGATAGATTAATTGTTTTATTACCAATTGAATTTTTTATTAGAGCATTTTATAGAATTATATTTTTTACTATATTAACTTTAATGTTATTATTTTCGATTTTTTATATAAAGGAGATGAAAATTGAAAGAGAAGATAAATGA
- a CDS encoding DUF2905 domain-containing protein, whose product MIKEFSKILIIFGIIILLIGIISYFSDKLPLFKLPGDIVIRKKNLVIYIPIVSMILLSIILTIILNLIFRK is encoded by the coding sequence ATGATAAAAGAGTTTTCAAAAATTTTAATAATATTTGGTATTATAATTTTATTAATTGGAATAATTTCATATTTTAGTGATAAATTACCTCTATTTAAACTTCCAGGAGATATAGTTATTAGAAAAAAGAATTTAGTAATTTATATTCCTATTGTATCTATGATCCTACTTTCAATTATTTTAACAATTATTCTTAACTTAATTTTTAGAAAGTGA
- a CDS encoding epoxyqueuosine reductase QueH, which produces MESILIHTCCAPCSILVIDKFKKDYEITLFFYNPNIHPYKEYLERLNSFKSFAENQKINYIVAKYEYKDYFMNITKNFEDRCKFCYQLRLNQAAIISKELNIKNFTTTMLYSPYQKHDIIKTIGELLAKNYDLNFIYFDLRERYADGVKLSKDYNLYRQKYCGCIFSEIERFGGGR; this is translated from the coding sequence ATGGAAAGTATATTAATTCATACATGTTGCGCACCATGTTCAATTTTAGTAATTGATAAGTTTAAAAAAGATTATGAGATTACTCTTTTTTTCTATAATCCAAATATCCATCCTTATAAAGAGTACCTTGAAAGATTAAATTCATTCAAAAGTTTTGCTGAAAATCAGAAAATAAATTATATAGTTGCAAAATATGAGTATAAAGATTATTTTATGAATATCACAAAAAATTTTGAAGATAGATGTAAATTTTGTTATCAACTAAGATTAAATCAAGCAGCAATTATTTCTAAAGAGTTGAATATTAAGAATTTTACAACAACAATGCTTTACTCGCCTTATCAAAAGCATGATATCATTAAAACTATAGGAGAATTATTAGCAAAAAATTATGATTTAAACTTTATATATTTTGATTTAAGAGAAAGATATGCTGATGGAGTTAAACTATCTAAAGATTATAATTTATATAGACAAAAATATTGTGGATGTATATTTTCGGAAATTGAAAGGTTCGGAGGTGGAAGATGA
- the ruvB gene encoding Holliday junction branch migration DNA helicase RuvB: MSEEFREFNLRPESLDEYIGQEKVKDNLKVFLDAAKKRGEPIDHILLYGPPGIGKTTLAYVIAKEMNRDLKQVTGPSLEKPGDVAAILTSLKKGSIFFIDEIHRIPHSVEETLYPAMEDYKLHIVYGKGPSAKTLTINLEPFTLIGSTTRAGMLTSPLRERFGIVLKLDFYNIDSLVKIIFRAAKYLKIDIKEDDAIEIAKRSRGTPRVAIRILKRVRDFSEIKNKGIIDKNILIETFNSLGIDEFGLTPQDRKLVTTLIEKFNGGPTGIETLCAVLNEDKDTIEDIYEPYLLQINFIERTPRGRVATENAYKYLTIKKRTMF; this comes from the coding sequence ATGAGTGAAGAGTTTAGAGAATTCAATTTGAGGCCAGAATCTCTTGATGAATATATTGGTCAAGAAAAAGTAAAAGACAATCTTAAAGTTTTTCTCGATGCAGCGAAAAAAAGAGGCGAACCAATTGATCATATTTTACTTTATGGACCTCCAGGAATTGGAAAAACTACGCTTGCTTATGTAATTGCAAAAGAGATGAATAGAGATTTAAAGCAAGTTACAGGTCCATCACTTGAAAAGCCAGGAGATGTTGCAGCAATTTTAACATCTTTAAAAAAAGGTTCTATATTTTTTATTGATGAAATTCATAGAATTCCTCATTCAGTAGAAGAGACTCTTTATCCAGCAATGGAAGATTATAAACTTCACATTGTTTATGGAAAAGGGCCATCTGCAAAAACTTTAACAATAAATTTAGAACCATTTACACTAATAGGCTCTACAACAAGAGCAGGAATGTTAACATCACCGTTAAGAGAAAGATTTGGAATAGTATTAAAACTCGATTTTTATAATATTGACTCTCTTGTAAAAATTATTTTTAGAGCAGCAAAATATTTAAAAATAGACATAAAAGAAGATGATGCAATTGAAATTGCAAAAAGATCAAGAGGAACTCCTCGTGTTGCAATTAGAATTTTAAAAAGAGTTAGAGATTTTTCTGAGATAAAAAACAAAGGAATTATTGATAAAAATATTTTAATTGAGACATTTAACTCTTTAGGCATTGATGAGTTTGGTTTAACTCCGCAAGATAGAAAACTTGTAACAACTTTAATTGAAAAATTTAATGGAGGGCCAACAGGAATTGAAACTCTTTGTGCAGTTTTAAATGAAGATAAAGATACAATTGAAGATATATATGAACCATATCTTCTTCAGATTAATTTTATAGAAAGAACTCCTCGTGGAAGAGTTGCAACAGAAAATGCATATAAATATCTAACAATTAAAAAGAGGACTATGTTTTAG
- a CDS encoding OB-fold domain-containing protein, translating into MISYLNGEVLKREEDFIIFLTKGGIGFKIFVPYPEKIKNEIYTSLFISEKEINLYGFLTFEEVNLFEKLIKLPQVGPKSLLQIFKFYTIDEIYERIKKGEPLLVKGVRKKILEEIYEFLSEEIEALKVKDKKTLDAIKILMSLGFEKDEIIEAIRKVNSYDKISLEDYVKEILKVIKNE; encoded by the coding sequence GTGATCTCATATCTTAATGGCGAAGTTTTAAAAAGAGAAGAAGATTTTATTATTTTTTTAACAAAAGGTGGAATTGGTTTTAAAATTTTTGTTCCATATCCTGAAAAAATAAAAAATGAAATTTATACTTCTCTTTTTATATCTGAAAAGGAGATAAATCTTTATGGATTTTTAACTTTTGAGGAAGTTAATCTTTTTGAAAAATTAATAAAACTTCCTCAAGTTGGTCCAAAATCTCTCTTACAAATTTTTAAATTTTATACAATTGATGAAATATATGAAAGAATAAAAAAGGGAGAACCACTTCTTGTAAAGGGAGTAAGAAAAAAGATACTTGAAGAAATATATGAATTTTTAAGTGAAGAAATAGAGGCTTTAAAGGTAAAGGATAAAAAAACTTTGGATGCTATTAAAATTTTAATGTCTCTTGGTTTTGAAAAAGACGAAATTATTGAAGCAATAAGAAAGGTTAATTCATATGATAAAATATCTCTTGAAGATTATGTAAAAGAGATTTTAAAGGTGATAAAAAATGAGTGA
- a CDS encoding crossover junction endodeoxyribonuclease RuvC: MGIDPGLSNLGWAIIEDKDPPNLIDFGLIKTEKELNEEERLLKVYNSLKNIYKNYYPTYTVIENIYFKKNIKTAIKIGEVKGVILLIAGEFKSKVYELNPSNVKLYFTGFGGSKKNNMKKMVKILYNIEIKEDDTVDAIALATSFINLKSLREKSDLIS; the protein is encoded by the coding sequence TTGGGAATTGATCCTGGGCTTTCTAATCTTGGATGGGCAATAATTGAAGATAAAGATCCACCAAATCTAATTGATTTTGGTTTAATAAAAACTGAAAAAGAATTAAACGAAGAAGAGAGATTATTAAAAGTTTATAACAGTTTAAAAAATATTTATAAAAACTATTATCCTACATATACAGTCATTGAAAATATCTATTTTAAAAAAAATATTAAAACTGCTATAAAAATTGGAGAAGTAAAAGGAGTAATATTATTAATTGCAGGGGAGTTTAAATCTAAAGTTTATGAATTAAATCCAAGTAATGTTAAATTATATTTTACAGGTTTTGGGGGTTCTAAAAAAAATAATATGAAAAAGATGGTTAAAATTTTGTATAACATAGAAATAAAAGAAGATGATACAGTTGATGCAATCGCACTTGCAACATCATTTATAAATTTAAAGTCTTTAAGAGAAAAAAGTGATCTCATATCTTAA